The Micromonospora sp. Llam0 genome includes a window with the following:
- a CDS encoding phosphatidate cytidylyltransferase, which yields MSYPETAGGDQPDARTRARHPGAAPEPSAPETRNGYPLAERSQPYGGPNGLPGPGYGGTAYGGAAHGGPVPTGPYTGTGEFPYAGPRLGNGGLPQTGASTGNGHGTGHWSTGYPDGEQAEPSTDPAPQAESDSSAARRRAGARRRRSGRVGPARPATERSDPDQPVSEPIDPRRAGQDPSGEAGNASPSADRRPSAGRNLPAAIGVGLGLVVVVLGSLFLWRPAFLVVLLAAVSLGTWEMIRAVRTSGARPPTTPLLAGGALMSVLAWRIGPDALALGLLVTVLAMLIWRLGDGPSGYQRDAATATLIAVYVPFLGGFAALLASRPDGDLQILVTLGAVILSDTGGYAAGVFYGRHRMAPTISPKKSWEGFAGSVAAAGIGSAVLLFLLLDVMPLWGALFGVAVSVAAVLGDLGESMLKRDLGVKDMSNLLPGHGGLMDRLDSILFALPVSYLVLSLIALAG from the coding sequence ATGTCCTACCCCGAGACCGCTGGCGGCGATCAACCGGACGCTCGAACGAGGGCGCGGCACCCCGGCGCCGCGCCCGAACCGTCAGCTCCGGAGACCCGTAACGGCTACCCGCTGGCCGAGCGGTCCCAGCCGTACGGCGGCCCGAACGGATTGCCCGGCCCCGGTTACGGCGGTACCGCGTACGGCGGTGCGGCCCACGGCGGTCCCGTCCCCACCGGGCCGTACACCGGTACCGGGGAATTCCCGTACGCCGGTCCCCGCCTCGGCAACGGTGGTCTGCCGCAGACCGGTGCGTCGACCGGTAACGGTCACGGCACCGGGCACTGGTCGACCGGGTACCCGGACGGCGAGCAGGCAGAGCCGTCGACGGACCCGGCCCCGCAGGCGGAATCCGACAGTTCGGCAGCGCGCCGGCGGGCCGGCGCACGACGCCGTCGATCCGGCCGGGTCGGTCCGGCCCGGCCGGCGACCGAACGCTCCGACCCGGATCAGCCGGTGTCGGAGCCGATCGACCCCCGTCGGGCCGGTCAGGACCCGTCCGGCGAGGCCGGGAACGCATCGCCGTCGGCCGACCGCCGGCCGTCGGCGGGCCGTAATCTGCCGGCCGCCATCGGCGTCGGCCTCGGGCTGGTCGTCGTGGTCCTCGGTTCGTTGTTCCTGTGGCGGCCAGCCTTCCTGGTCGTCCTGCTGGCCGCCGTCAGCCTGGGCACCTGGGAGATGATCCGGGCGGTGCGTACCAGCGGCGCCCGCCCGCCGACGACTCCGTTGCTCGCCGGTGGCGCGCTGATGTCCGTGTTGGCTTGGCGGATCGGCCCGGACGCTCTGGCGCTCGGGCTGCTGGTGACGGTCCTGGCGATGCTGATCTGGCGGCTGGGCGACGGACCGTCCGGGTATCAGCGGGACGCCGCCACGGCCACGCTGATCGCGGTCTACGTCCCGTTTCTCGGCGGCTTCGCCGCGTTGCTGGCCAGTCGGCCGGATGGCGACCTGCAGATTCTGGTCACCCTGGGCGCGGTGATCCTCTCCGATACCGGTGGCTATGCCGCTGGTGTCTTCTACGGCAGGCACCGGATGGCGCCGACGATCAGCCCGAAGAAGTCCTGGGAAGGCTTCGCCGGGTCGGTGGCCGCCGCCGGGATCGGCAGCGCGGTGCTGCTCTTTCTGCTGCTCGACGTCATGCCGCTGTGGGGGGCGCTGTTCGGCGTGGCGGTGTCGGTCGCGGCCGTGCTGGGGGACCTCGGCGAGTCCATGCTCAAGCGGGATCTCGGGGTCAAGGACATGAGCAACCTGCTACCCGGACACGGCGGGCTGATGGACCGGCTCGACTCGATCCTGTTCGCGTTGCCGGTCTCCTACCTCGTGCTGTCGTTGATCGCCCTGGCCGGCTGA
- the dprA gene encoding DNA-processing protein DprA produces the protein MPGTEPEPAGSRLARIALTWLAEPGNEAVHRLVGAVGPVEALARLRGGRSPDDSTRTASAARLATADPLQVATAALDRAARVGARLVTPEDPDWPSQVEDLTWLARRPGGGSGDTGFGGSRSGAPPLAIWVRGPWPLAEALARSVAVVGSRAPSEYGRHVSMEFGHGLSEQGWTIVSGGAYGIDACAHRGALAAGGCTVAVLACGIDRPYPAGNTAMFDQIAESGLLVSEWLPGAEPLRHRFLTRNRLIAAATAGTVLVEAGARSGAAQTVRRALALGRATMVVPGPITSAVSVGCHEILRDHPQARLVAGVAHVQEEIGRIGIDLAPPPRGPERPRDSLDPQAARILEAVPGRGSVDLDELAGRAGVDIRTAMRTVSALQARGLLTGADGRYRLPPRSATRVGRRGDLTDRAAGPTVGR, from the coding sequence ATGCCGGGCACGGAACCGGAGCCGGCCGGCAGCCGGCTGGCCCGGATCGCGTTGACCTGGCTCGCCGAGCCCGGAAACGAAGCCGTTCACCGGCTCGTCGGAGCGGTCGGCCCGGTCGAGGCGCTGGCCCGGCTGCGCGGCGGGCGGAGTCCGGACGACTCGACCCGCACGGCGAGCGCCGCCCGACTGGCGACCGCCGATCCGCTGCAGGTGGCCACCGCCGCCCTCGACCGGGCGGCGCGGGTCGGCGCCCGGCTGGTGACACCGGAGGATCCGGACTGGCCGAGCCAGGTCGAGGACCTGACCTGGCTGGCCCGTCGCCCCGGTGGGGGGTCGGGCGACACCGGTTTCGGAGGTTCCCGGAGCGGCGCACCACCGCTGGCCATCTGGGTCCGCGGGCCGTGGCCGCTCGCCGAGGCGCTGGCCCGGTCGGTCGCCGTGGTCGGTTCCCGGGCACCCAGCGAGTACGGACGGCACGTCAGCATGGAGTTCGGCCACGGCCTTTCCGAGCAGGGTTGGACGATCGTCTCCGGAGGGGCGTACGGCATCGACGCCTGCGCCCACCGCGGTGCACTCGCCGCTGGCGGCTGCACGGTGGCGGTGCTGGCCTGCGGGATCGACCGGCCGTACCCCGCCGGCAACACGGCGATGTTCGACCAGATCGCCGAGTCCGGGCTGCTGGTCAGTGAATGGCTGCCCGGCGCCGAGCCGCTGCGGCACCGGTTCCTCACCCGCAACCGGTTGATCGCCGCCGCGACGGCCGGGACCGTGCTGGTCGAGGCCGGTGCCCGTAGCGGGGCCGCCCAGACGGTCCGGCGCGCGTTGGCTCTGGGCCGGGCGACCATGGTCGTGCCGGGGCCGATCACCTCCGCCGTGTCGGTCGGCTGTCACGAGATTCTGCGCGACCACCCGCAGGCCCGGCTCGTCGCCGGGGTCGCCCACGTGCAGGAGGAGATCGGCCGGATCGGTATCGACCTGGCACCACCACCGCGCGGGCCCGAGCGTCCCCGTGACTCGCTCGACCCCCAGGCGGCGCGGATCCTGGAAGCGGTTCCCGGCCGCGGCTCGGTCGACCTGGACGAGCTGGCCGGCCGGGCCGGCGTCGACATCCGTACCGCGATGCGCACGGTCTCCGCCCTGCAGGCCCGGGGCCTGCTCACCGGCGCGGATGGCCGCTACCGGTTGCCGCCCCGGTCCGCCACCAGGGTCGGTCGGCGTGGCGACTTGACCGATCGGGCCGCCGGGCCGACGGTCGGGAGGTGA
- the rlmN gene encoding 23S rRNA (adenine(2503)-C(2))-methyltransferase RlmN encodes MRSLPLTPSRPVTAASDGRPALPPQHLADLDLGQRQTLLAGLGQPAYRAKQVSTHYFGRLTRDPQAMTDLPATVRSGVAERLLPTLLTPVRESACDSGATRKALWRLHDGALVESVLMGYPDRVTVCVSSQAGCGMACPFCATGQAGLTRNLSTAEIVDQVVHLAGVAAAGGVTGSPPRLSHVVFMGMGEPLANYGRVIAAVRRLCAPSPEGLGLSQRHLTVSTVGLVPAMRRLAGEDLSVTLALSLHAPDDDLRDELVPVNQRWKVAEVLDAAWEYADRTGRRVSIEYAMIRDVNDQPWRADLLGRLLAGRMAHVNLIPLNPTPGSRWDASPKPVEREFVRRLRTAGVAVTVRDTRGREIDGACGQLAAAETAS; translated from the coding sequence ATGAGAAGCCTGCCGCTGACCCCGAGCCGTCCGGTGACCGCCGCGTCCGATGGTCGCCCCGCCCTGCCGCCCCAGCACCTGGCCGATCTTGACCTCGGCCAGCGGCAGACGTTGCTGGCCGGGCTCGGTCAGCCCGCGTACCGGGCCAAGCAGGTCTCCACCCACTACTTCGGCCGGCTGACCCGGGACCCGCAGGCGATGACGGATCTGCCGGCCACCGTCCGGTCCGGGGTCGCCGAGCGGCTGCTGCCGACCCTGCTCACTCCGGTGCGCGAAAGCGCGTGTGACAGCGGCGCCACCCGCAAGGCGCTCTGGCGGTTGCACGACGGAGCCCTGGTGGAGAGCGTGTTGATGGGTTACCCGGACCGGGTGACCGTCTGCGTGTCCAGCCAGGCCGGGTGCGGGATGGCCTGTCCGTTCTGTGCCACCGGTCAGGCCGGGCTGACTCGAAACCTGTCCACCGCTGAGATCGTCGACCAGGTCGTCCACCTCGCGGGGGTGGCCGCGGCGGGTGGCGTCACCGGTTCACCGCCCCGGCTGTCGCACGTCGTCTTCATGGGGATGGGCGAACCGTTGGCCAACTACGGCCGGGTGATCGCCGCCGTCCGACGGCTCTGCGCGCCATCACCGGAAGGGCTGGGCCTGTCACAGCGGCACCTGACGGTCTCGACCGTCGGACTGGTGCCGGCAATGCGGCGTCTCGCCGGGGAAGACCTATCGGTGACTCTTGCGCTGTCGTTGCATGCGCCCGATGATGATCTGCGCGACGAACTCGTGCCAGTCAACCAACGGTGGAAGGTCGCCGAAGTCCTGGACGCCGCGTGGGAATACGCGGACCGTACGGGCCGGCGGGTGTCCATCGAGTACGCGATGATCCGGGATGTGAACGACCAGCCATGGCGAGCCGATCTACTGGGTCGATTGCTGGCTGGTCGCATGGCCCACGTGAATCTCATTCCGCTCAATCCGACTCCGGGCAGTCGTTGGGACGCCAGTCCCAAGCCGGTCGAGCGGGAATTCGTTCGTCGGCTGCGTACGGCCGGTGTCGCGGTGACCGTGCGCGACACCCGGGGCCGGGAGATCGACGGAGCATGCGGGCAGCTTGCGGCCGCTGAGACGGCGTCATGA
- a CDS encoding YraN family protein: protein MTNIRQAVGAYGERCAVRHLIDAGLVIVERNWRCTAGEIDIIARHADTIVFCEVKTRRSGRYGTPEEAVTTAKARRIRRLAAGWLAANPAHGRRPVRFDLICVTVGRSGAAQVRHLTAAF, encoded by the coding sequence ATGACCAACATCAGGCAGGCCGTCGGCGCCTACGGCGAACGCTGCGCGGTACGGCACCTCATCGACGCCGGGCTCGTCATCGTCGAACGCAACTGGCGCTGTACGGCCGGCGAGATCGACATCATCGCCCGGCACGCCGACACCATCGTGTTCTGCGAAGTGAAGACCCGACGCAGTGGCCGCTACGGCACGCCGGAGGAGGCGGTCACCACGGCCAAGGCCCGGCGGATCCGCCGGCTGGCCGCCGGCTGGCTGGCCGCCAACCCGGCACATGGCCGGCGGCCGGTGCGATTCGATCTGATCTGCGTGACCGTCGGTCGGTCCGGCGCGGCCCAGGTCCGGCACCTGACGGCGGCCTTCTGA
- the frr gene encoding ribosome recycling factor, with protein sequence MIEETLLEAEEKMERAVEHAKEELGAIRTGRATPAMFSRIVLDYYGTPTPITQMASVGVPEPRMAIVKPYDMSQLAAMEKAIRDSDLGVNPNNEGTQLRILLPQMTEDRRREMIKVARGKGEDAKVAIRNVRRKAKEELDRIVKDGEAGEDEGRRAEKELDDLTHRYVSSVDDLVKHKETELLEV encoded by the coding sequence GTGATCGAGGAGACTCTGCTCGAAGCAGAGGAGAAGATGGAGCGCGCCGTCGAGCACGCCAAGGAGGAGCTCGGCGCGATCAGGACCGGTCGGGCCACTCCGGCGATGTTCTCCCGCATCGTGCTCGACTACTACGGGACCCCGACGCCGATCACCCAGATGGCATCCGTCGGTGTGCCCGAGCCGCGGATGGCCATCGTCAAGCCGTACGACATGTCGCAGCTCGCCGCGATGGAGAAGGCGATCCGCGACTCGGACCTCGGAGTCAACCCCAACAACGAGGGGACCCAGCTCCGGATCCTGCTGCCGCAGATGACCGAGGACCGTCGGCGAGAGATGATCAAGGTGGCGCGCGGCAAGGGCGAGGACGCCAAGGTCGCCATCCGCAACGTCCGCCGCAAGGCCAAGGAAGAACTCGACCGCATCGTCAAGGACGGCGAGGCCGGCGAGGACGAGGGACGCCGGGCCGAGAAGGAGCTGGACGATCTCACTCACCGGTACGTGTCGAGCGTCGACGATCTGGTCAAACACAAGGAAACCGAGCTGCTCGAGGTCTGA
- a CDS encoding DivIVA domain-containing protein, giving the protein MASQGQRFRRRALRRGYKVDEVDAFLDRVEATLAGEPVGSPVSAQEVHDVVFRVRFNGYDEWQVDLHLDRVERQLAELEERGPAGRGADTRAGGPDRLTPAGRDDRPVPSAAAALPPRPMPGQPGPMPGQPRPAPDPYGHYADQPTGSYGRYEDPRGGYPPGAPAGGPPVSAPGGPHRGFGPGPDGRFDGFEQGRHGKADMTAEIYFPDRRSGPSGPPPGGHPGHPGMGGSPGMGGSPGSHPGMAGGHPGMGGPPGGGHPGMTGGHPAMPGQPGVGGYPGGPGGPGPVPGGPAGPSGGGSLQRVDQIRRTFQVRRFGSGYDPAQVDRLFEEILTAMAGRGPMPVDTAELDTVQFGLVTGGYFEAEVDAALKEVQDILQRGR; this is encoded by the coding sequence GTGGCGAGTCAGGGACAGCGCTTCCGGCGCCGGGCGCTTCGTCGGGGCTACAAGGTCGACGAAGTGGATGCCTTCCTCGACCGTGTCGAGGCCACACTCGCCGGCGAGCCGGTCGGGTCACCGGTTTCCGCGCAGGAAGTGCACGATGTCGTATTCAGAGTCCGGTTCAACGGCTACGACGAATGGCAGGTCGACCTGCACCTGGACCGGGTGGAACGACAGCTCGCCGAGCTGGAGGAGCGCGGCCCGGCCGGTCGTGGCGCGGACACCCGTGCTGGCGGGCCCGACCGGCTGACCCCGGCCGGGCGTGACGATCGCCCGGTGCCGTCGGCCGCCGCCGCGCTGCCGCCGCGGCCGATGCCTGGTCAGCCTGGGCCGATGCCCGGTCAGCCCAGGCCGGCCCCCGATCCGTACGGTCACTATGCCGACCAGCCGACCGGAAGTTACGGCCGCTACGAGGACCCCCGGGGCGGCTACCCGCCGGGCGCTCCGGCCGGCGGCCCGCCGGTCTCGGCTCCGGGCGGGCCGCACCGCGGATTCGGCCCCGGCCCGGACGGTCGGTTCGACGGCTTCGAGCAGGGCCGGCACGGCAAGGCCGACATGACGGCCGAGATCTACTTCCCGGATCGGCGATCTGGCCCGTCCGGTCCGCCGCCGGGTGGACACCCCGGTCATCCTGGAATGGGCGGTTCTCCGGGCATGGGCGGTTCCCCGGGCAGCCACCCGGGGATGGCAGGCGGCCACCCCGGCATGGGTGGCCCTCCCGGCGGTGGCCACCCGGGCATGACGGGCGGCCATCCGGCGATGCCGGGTCAGCCCGGTGTCGGCGGATACCCGGGTGGGCCGGGCGGCCCCGGCCCCGTGCCGGGCGGACCGGCGGGACCGTCCGGTGGTGGCAGCCTGCAGCGGGTGGACCAGATCCGGCGGACCTTCCAGGTACGCCGGTTCGGCAGCGGCTACGACCCGGCGCAGGTGGACCGGCTGTTCGAGGAAATCCTCACCGCGATGGCCGGTCGGGGACCGATGCCGGTGGACACGGCGGAACTCGACACGGTGCAGTTCGGGCTGGTCACCGGCGGCTACTTCGAGGCCGAGGTCGACGCCGCGCTGAAGGAGGTGCAGGACATCCTGCAGCGCGGCCGCTGA
- the rpsB gene encoding 30S ribosomal protein S2, producing MAVVTMRQLLESGVHFGHQTRRWNPKMKRFIFTERNGIYIIDLRQTLDYIEKAYTFVRDTVADGGNILFVGTKKQAQEAIAEQATRVGQPYVNHRWLGGMLTNFQTVYKRLQRMKELEALDLTGTAQGYTKKETLQLSREKDKLSRTLGGLRDMQKVPAAIWVVDTKKEHIAVDEARKLGIPVIAVLDTNCDPDEVDFPIPGNDDAIRSAELLTRVVAAAVADGLIARSGKSRGAEEKPEPGAVATDEPLPEWERELLEGPANKENEPSAGKENEPAAAAAE from the coding sequence ATGGCTGTGGTGACCATGCGTCAGCTGCTGGAGAGCGGTGTGCACTTCGGGCACCAGACCCGGCGCTGGAACCCGAAGATGAAGCGGTTCATCTTCACTGAGCGTAACGGCATTTACATCATCGACCTGCGCCAGACCCTCGACTACATCGAGAAGGCGTACACCTTCGTCCGTGACACGGTGGCCGACGGCGGCAACATCCTGTTCGTCGGGACCAAGAAGCAGGCGCAGGAGGCCATTGCCGAGCAGGCGACCCGGGTCGGTCAGCCGTACGTCAACCACCGCTGGCTCGGCGGCATGCTGACCAACTTCCAGACGGTGTACAAGCGACTGCAGCGGATGAAGGAGCTGGAGGCGCTGGACCTGACCGGCACCGCGCAGGGCTACACCAAGAAGGAGACCCTGCAGCTGTCCCGGGAGAAGGACAAGCTCAGCCGTACGCTCGGCGGCCTGCGGGACATGCAGAAGGTGCCGGCGGCGATCTGGGTCGTCGACACCAAGAAGGAGCACATCGCCGTTGACGAGGCCCGCAAGCTGGGCATTCCGGTGATCGCGGTGCTCGACACCAACTGCGACCCGGACGAGGTCGATTTCCCGATCCCGGGCAACGACGACGCGATCCGCTCAGCTGAGCTGCTCACCCGGGTCGTCGCGGCCGCCGTGGCGGATGGTCTGATCGCCCGTTCCGGCAAGTCGCGTGGTGCCGAGGAGAAGCCGGAGCCGGGCGCCGTCGCCACCGACGAGCCGCTGCCCGAGTGGGAGCGCGAGCTGCTCGAGGGGCCGGCCAACAAGGAGAACGAGCCCTCGGCCGGCAAAGAGAACGAGCCCGCTGCCGCCGCTGCGGAATGA
- the pyrH gene encoding UMP kinase: MTQVMSGHTLAADDPTAPPPGRSRRVVLKLSGEVFGGGAIGVDPDVVQDIARQIATVSRLGVQVSVVVGGGNFFRGAELQKRGMDRARADYMGMLGTVMNCLALQDFLEKEGVETRVQSAITMAQVAEPYIPLRAIRHLEKGRVVIFGAGAGMPYFSTDTVSAQRALEIHADVVLMSKNGVDGVYTADPRTDPTASKLDTVTFAEALRRGLRVADAAAFSLCMDNDLPMLVFGAQGDDTIVRAVAGERIGTLITT, from the coding sequence ATGACGCAGGTAATGAGTGGACACACGCTGGCGGCGGACGACCCGACCGCGCCCCCACCCGGGCGGTCCCGGCGGGTGGTGCTGAAACTGTCCGGTGAGGTATTCGGCGGCGGAGCGATCGGCGTCGACCCGGACGTGGTGCAGGACATCGCCCGGCAGATCGCGACTGTCTCCCGGCTCGGGGTCCAGGTTTCGGTGGTGGTCGGCGGCGGCAACTTCTTCCGCGGTGCCGAGCTGCAGAAGCGCGGCATGGACCGGGCCCGGGCCGACTACATGGGCATGCTGGGCACCGTGATGAACTGCCTGGCCCTGCAGGACTTCCTGGAAAAGGAGGGCGTCGAGACCCGGGTGCAGAGCGCCATCACGATGGCCCAGGTCGCGGAGCCGTACATCCCGCTGCGTGCGATCCGGCACCTGGAAAAGGGCCGTGTGGTGATCTTCGGCGCGGGTGCCGGGATGCCGTACTTCTCCACCGACACCGTCTCGGCGCAGCGTGCCCTGGAGATCCACGCCGACGTGGTGCTGATGAGCAAGAACGGCGTTGACGGGGTGTACACCGCCGATCCACGGACCGACCCGACCGCCAGCAAGCTCGACACGGTGACCTTCGCCGAGGCGCTGCGGCGCGGGCTGCGGGTCGCCGACGCTGCGGCGTTCAGCCTCTGCATGGACAACGACCTGCCGATGTTGGTCTTCGGCGCGCAGGGCGACGACACGATCGTGCGCGCGGTCGCCGGTGAGCGCATCGGTACCTTGATCACTACCTGA
- a CDS encoding YifB family Mg chelatase-like AAA ATPase codes for MSYAKVLCVGLVGVTGHLVEVEADLAAGLPAVIISGLPDTTLHEARDRVRAAIVNSGQHWPNRRITVNLLPATLPKIGSGFDLAVATALLGGTGELPLAPVDGVALLGELGLDGTVRPVRGLLPMVVAAARAGVTQVVVPAANAAEAAVVPGVRVKAVDTLHRLIAFIRGAGELLDPPPPKPGTVQAGPDLADVAGQAFGKRALEIAAAGGHHLALIGPPGAGKTMLAERLPGLLPPLDDAAALEVSALHSIAGVLPPGSALLRRPPFQAPHHSATVASLVGGGSGLARPGAVSLAHHGVLFLDEAPEFHGRVLDSLRQPLEKGRVLITRALGVTEYPARCQLVLAANPCPCARPAGDQLCECPPVVRRRYRNRLSGPLMDRIDLQVSLTALRAVDLMTTQAPAEPTATVAARVAAAREAARQRWAGQGWRTNSVVPGPALRRPPWRLPAGETAALRRRLDVGAISARGFDRILRLAWSIADLDGRSRPDSADIDEAIQLRTGEL; via the coding sequence ATGAGCTACGCGAAGGTGCTCTGCGTCGGCCTGGTCGGCGTCACCGGGCACCTCGTGGAGGTGGAGGCCGACCTCGCCGCCGGGCTACCGGCAGTGATCATCTCGGGGTTGCCGGACACCACCCTGCACGAGGCACGGGACCGGGTACGCGCCGCGATCGTCAACTCCGGGCAGCACTGGCCGAACCGGCGGATCACCGTCAACCTGCTGCCGGCGACGCTGCCCAAGATCGGTTCGGGGTTCGATCTCGCCGTGGCCACCGCGTTGCTCGGCGGCACCGGAGAGCTGCCGCTCGCCCCGGTCGACGGGGTGGCGCTGCTCGGCGAGTTGGGTCTGGACGGCACCGTACGACCGGTGCGCGGGCTGCTACCCATGGTAGTGGCGGCGGCCCGGGCCGGGGTGACCCAGGTGGTGGTGCCGGCCGCGAACGCGGCCGAGGCGGCGGTGGTGCCGGGGGTGCGGGTGAAGGCCGTCGACACGCTGCACCGGCTGATCGCGTTCATCCGCGGTGCCGGCGAACTGCTCGATCCGCCGCCACCGAAGCCGGGCACCGTCCAGGCCGGCCCGGACCTCGCCGACGTCGCCGGGCAGGCGTTCGGCAAGCGGGCCTTGGAGATCGCCGCTGCCGGCGGCCACCACCTGGCGCTGATCGGACCGCCCGGTGCCGGCAAGACCATGCTGGCGGAACGGCTCCCCGGTCTGCTGCCGCCGTTGGACGACGCGGCGGCGCTGGAGGTCTCCGCGCTGCACTCGATCGCCGGAGTGCTGCCACCGGGCAGCGCGCTGCTACGCCGACCGCCGTTCCAGGCCCCGCACCACTCGGCGACCGTCGCATCGCTGGTCGGCGGCGGTTCCGGGCTGGCCCGCCCCGGCGCGGTCTCGCTGGCTCATCATGGTGTCCTGTTCCTGGACGAGGCACCTGAGTTCCACGGCCGGGTGCTGGATTCGTTGCGGCAGCCGCTGGAGAAGGGGCGGGTGCTGATCACCCGCGCCCTGGGGGTCACCGAGTACCCCGCCCGGTGCCAGCTCGTGCTGGCGGCCAACCCGTGCCCGTGCGCCCGGCCGGCGGGCGATCAACTCTGCGAGTGCCCGCCCGTGGTACGCCGCCGCTACCGCAACCGGCTGTCCGGTCCCCTGATGGATCGCATCGACCTGCAGGTGAGTCTCACCGCGCTGCGGGCCGTGGACCTGATGACGACCCAGGCGCCGGCGGAACCGACCGCGACGGTCGCCGCCCGGGTGGCCGCCGCCCGCGAGGCCGCCCGGCAGCGCTGGGCCGGCCAGGGGTGGCGGACCAACTCGGTGGTCCCCGGGCCCGCGTTGCGACGCCCGCCGTGGCGGCTGCCCGCCGGTGAGACCGCCGCGCTGCGCCGGCGGCTGGACGTCGGTGCGATCTCCGCCCGGGGCTTCGACCGCATTCTGCGACTCGCCTGGTCCATCGCGGACCTGGACGGACGGTCCCGGCCGGACTCAGCCGACATCGACGAAGCCATCCAGCTGCGGACGGGCGAGCTGTGA
- the tsf gene encoding translation elongation factor Ts produces MSNFTAADVKKLRDLTGAGMMDCKKALQEAEGDFDKAVEILRIKGAKDVGKRAGRTAANGLVAHAGSALLELNCETDFVAKNTDFIDFAQLLVEHGEQIKATDAEALLGSTLPDGRPVADAVQEQSAKIGEKLVLNRFARLDGAVTVYLHRKAQDLPPQVGVLVAYSGKEDEAADADARGVAMQIAAMRPRFLTREEVPAETVESERRIAEQTAREEGKPEAAMSKIIEGRVNAFFKDFVLLEQASVADNKKTVKKVLAEAGIDVTGFVRFEVGQA; encoded by the coding sequence ATGTCCAACTTCACCGCCGCGGACGTCAAGAAGCTCCGCGACCTCACCGGCGCCGGCATGATGGACTGCAAGAAGGCACTGCAGGAGGCCGAGGGCGACTTCGACAAGGCCGTCGAGATCCTGCGGATAAAGGGTGCCAAGGACGTCGGAAAGCGGGCCGGACGCACCGCCGCGAACGGATTGGTGGCCCACGCCGGGTCGGCGCTGCTGGAGCTCAACTGCGAGACCGACTTCGTCGCCAAGAACACCGACTTCATCGATTTCGCGCAGTTGCTGGTCGAGCACGGCGAGCAGATCAAGGCCACCGACGCGGAGGCGCTGCTCGGCTCCACCCTGCCGGACGGCCGGCCGGTCGCTGACGCGGTCCAGGAGCAGTCCGCCAAGATCGGCGAGAAGCTGGTGCTCAACCGGTTCGCCCGGCTCGACGGCGCCGTCACGGTCTATCTGCACCGCAAGGCGCAGGACCTGCCGCCGCAGGTGGGCGTCCTGGTGGCGTACTCCGGCAAGGAGGACGAGGCGGCCGACGCCGACGCCCGCGGTGTGGCGATGCAGATCGCCGCGATGCGGCCGCGCTTCCTCACCCGTGAGGAGGTGCCGGCGGAGACGGTCGAGTCGGAGCGCCGGATCGCCGAGCAGACGGCCCGCGAGGAGGGCAAGCCGGAAGCGGCCATGTCCAAGATCATCGAGGGTCGGGTGAACGCCTTCTTCAAGGACTTCGTCCTGCTGGAGCAGGCTTCGGTGGCGGACAACAAGAAGACGGTCAAGAAGGTGCTGGCCGAGGCCGGCATCGACGTGACTGGTTTCGTCCGGTTCGAGGTCGGCCAGGCCTGA
- a CDS encoding DUF2631 domain-containing protein, protein MAGTEPVTSPDQHKPGHRKLGRIGAVVSALVLLSMLIGNHEGRVEDIWLIGLAVGLLTIVVGDAVLRRNGLRS, encoded by the coding sequence GTGGCCGGAACCGAGCCGGTGACCTCACCCGACCAGCACAAGCCGGGCCATCGCAAGTTGGGGCGGATCGGTGCTGTCGTTTCGGCGTTGGTGTTGCTCTCCATGCTGATCGGCAACCATGAGGGCCGCGTCGAGGACATCTGGCTGATCGGACTGGCCGTCGGACTGCTGACCATCGTCGTCGGCGACGCCGTGCTACGACGCAACGGCCTACGATCCTGA